From Dasypus novemcinctus isolate mDasNov1 chromosome 8, mDasNov1.1.hap2, whole genome shotgun sequence, the proteins below share one genomic window:
- the PHF24 gene encoding PHD finger protein 24: MGVLMSKRQTVEQVQKVSLAVSAFKDGLRDRPSIRRSGEPPGSQCGTVEGSVQEVQEEKETEAGTSVLQEESSVNRAAWERLRDGRGVEPEEFDQTNRFTPPAFIRPTRKLDDDKPPDILLEPREPVVNDEMCDVCEVWTAESLFPCRVCTRVFHDGCLRRMGYIQGDSAVEVTEMAHTETGWSCHYCDNLNLLLTEEEMYSLMETFQQCKVIPDCSLTLEDFLRYRHQAAKRGDSGRTLSEEQEEQAAHQFAALDPEHRGHIEWPDFLYHESLLLLQQLRPQNSLLRLLTVKERERARAIFLARGSGNTISEAECRQAQHSWFCKRLSKAPSCSISISHVGPIADSSPASSISRKSHDKALLPTEQESRFVEWPTFLQENVIYILAARPNSSAIHLKPPG; this comes from the exons ATGGGGGTCTTGATGTCCAAGCGACAGACAGTGGAGCAGGTGCAGAAGGTGAGCCTGGCTGTGTCCGCATTCAAGGATGGGCTGCGGGACAGGCCTTCCATCAGACGCTCAGGTGAACCACCTGGGTCCCAGTGTGGCACTGTAGAGGGCTCTGTTCAAGAGGTGCaggaggagaaagaaacagaGGCAGGCACCTCAGTGCTCCAGGAGGAAAGCAGTGTCAATCGTGCAGCCTGGGAGCGGCTCCGAGACGGGCGTGGTGTGGAGCCTGAGGAGTTTGACCAGACCAATCGTTTCACACCCCCTGCCTTCATCCGCCCCACCCGGAAGCTGGATGATGACAAGCCTCCAGATATCCTCTTGGAGCCCAGAGAGCCT GTTGTCAACGATGAGATGTGTGATGTCTGTGAGGTCTGGACCGCTGAGAGCCTCTTCCCATGCAGGGTCTGCACCAGAGTTTTCCATGATGGCTGCCTGCGCCGCATGGGCTATATCCAGGGAGACAGTGCGGTGGAAGTGACCGAGATGGCCCACACGGAAACAGGCTGGAGCTGCCACTACTGT GACAACCTCAACTTACTGctcactgaggaagaaatgtacAGCCTCATGGAGACATTTCAGCAGTGTAAAGTCATCCCTG ATTGCTCTCTGACACTGGAGGATTTCCTACGCTACCGCCACCAAGCAGCAAAGCGAGGGGACAGTGGCAGGACACTGAGTGAGGAGCAAGAGGAGCAGGCAGCCCACCAGTTTGCAGCCCTGGATCCTGAACATCGAGGCCACATAGAGTGGCCGGACTTTTTGTACCATGAGTCCCTCCTACTTCTGCAGCAATTGCGTCCCCAG AACTCTCTGTTGAGGCTTCTGACAGTCAAGGAGCGGGAACGAGCTCGAGCCATCTTCCTGGCCCGGGGCAGTGGGAACACTATCAGTGAGGCAGAGTGCCGccaagcccagcactcctggTTCTGCAAACGCCTCTCCAAGGCACCTTCCTGCAGCATCAG CATCAGCCACGTGGGTCCCATAGCAGATAGCAGTCCAGCCAGCAGCATCAGCAGAAAGAGCCATGACAAGGCCCTGCTACCCACAGAGCAGGAGTCCAG ATTTGTGGAGTGGCCCACCTTCCTGCAGGAGAATGTCATCTACATCTTGGCTGCTCGCCCCAACAGCTCAGCCATTCACCTGAAACCCCCAGGATAG
- the DNAJB5 gene encoding dnaJ homolog subfamily B member 5 isoform X1 has product MFKRTVLSCPPPAAPPLQARGAFRSFPHFWGEDFLASLMFKIQLEPLKLRAWTLNGFVKFRNKETSAGPVAVMGKDYYKILGIPSGANEDEIKKAYRKMALKYHPDKNKEPNAEEKFKEIAEAYDVLSDPKKRGLYDQYGEEGLKTGGGTSGGSGGSFHYTFHGDPHATFASFFGGSNPFDIFFASSRSTRPFSGFDPDDMDVDEDEDPFGAFGRFGFNGLSRGPRRAPEPLYPRRKVQDPPVVHELRVSLEEIYHGSTKRMKITRRRLNPDGRTVRTEDKILHIVIKRGWKEGTKITFPKEGDATPDNIPADIVFVLKDKPHAHFRRDGTNVLYSALISLKEALCGCTVNIPTIDGRVIPLPCNDVIKPGTVKRLRGEGLPFPKVPTQRGDLIVEFKVRFPDRLTPQTRQILKQHLPCS; this is encoded by the exons ATGTTTAAGCGCACAGTGctctcctgcccacccccagctgcACCCCCACTCCAGGCCCGAGGAGCTTTCCGGAGCTTCCCACACTTCTGGGGAGAAGACTTCTTAGCCAGCTTGATGTTTAAAATTCAGCTGGAGCCCTTAAAACTTCGAGCGTGGACGCTGAATGGGTTTGTAAAGTTTCG AAACAAGGAGACCAGTGCCGGTCCAGTGGCTGTGATGGGAAAGGATTATTACAAGATTCTTGGGATCCCTTCGGGGGCCAACGAGGATGAGATCAAGAAAGCTTATCGGAAGATGGCCTTGAAATACCACCCAGACAAGAATAAAGAACCCAACGCCGAGGAGAAGTTTAAGGAGATTGCAGAGGCCTATGATGTGCTGAGTGACCCTAAGAAACGGGGCCTGTATGACCAGTATGGGGAGGAAG GCCTGAAGACCGGCGGTGGTACATCAGGTGGCTCCGGTGGCTCCTTTCACTACACCTTTCATGGGGACCCCCATGCCACCTTTGCCTCCTTCTTCGGTGGCTCCAACCCCTTTGATATCTTCTTTGCCAGCAGCCGCTCCACTCGGCCCTTTAGTGGCTTTGACCCAGATGACATGGATGTGGATGAAGATGAGGACCCATTTGGCGCATTTGGCCGCTTTGGCTTCAATGGCCTGAGCAGGGGTCCAAGGCGAGCCCCAGAACCACTGTACCCTCGGCGCAAGGTACAGGACCCACCTGTGGTGCACGAGCTGCGGGTGTCCCTGGAGGAGATCTACCACGGCTCCACCAAGCGCATGAAGATCACAAGGCGGCGTCTCAACCCTGATGGGCGAACTGTGCGCACTGAGGATAAGATCCTGCACATTGTCATTAAGCGTGGCTGGAAGGAAGGCACCAAGATCACCTTCCCCAAAGAGGGTGATGCTACGCCTGACAACATCCCTGCTGACATTGTCTTCGTGCTCAAAGACAAGCCCCATGCGCACTTCCGTCGAGATGGCACCAATGTGCTCTACAGTGCCCTGATAAGCCTCAAGgag GCGCTGTGTGGCTGCACCGTGAACATTCCCACCATCGATGGCCGAGTGATACCTTTGCCTTGCAATGATGTCATCAAGCCAGGCACCGTGAAGAGACTCCGTGGGGAGGGGCTTCCCTTCCCCAAGGTGCCCACCCAGCGGGGAGACCTCATTGTTGAGTTCAAAGTTCGCTTCCCAGACAGATTAACACCACAGACACGACAGATCCTAAAGCAGCACCTACCCTGTTCCTAG
- the DNAJB5 gene encoding dnaJ homolog subfamily B member 5 isoform X2 translates to MFKIQLEPLKLRAWTLNGFVKFRNKETSAGPVAVMGKDYYKILGIPSGANEDEIKKAYRKMALKYHPDKNKEPNAEEKFKEIAEAYDVLSDPKKRGLYDQYGEEGLKTGGGTSGGSGGSFHYTFHGDPHATFASFFGGSNPFDIFFASSRSTRPFSGFDPDDMDVDEDEDPFGAFGRFGFNGLSRGPRRAPEPLYPRRKVQDPPVVHELRVSLEEIYHGSTKRMKITRRRLNPDGRTVRTEDKILHIVIKRGWKEGTKITFPKEGDATPDNIPADIVFVLKDKPHAHFRRDGTNVLYSALISLKEALCGCTVNIPTIDGRVIPLPCNDVIKPGTVKRLRGEGLPFPKVPTQRGDLIVEFKVRFPDRLTPQTRQILKQHLPCS, encoded by the exons ATGTTTAAAATTCAGCTGGAGCCCTTAAAACTTCGAGCGTGGACGCTGAATGGGTTTGTAAAGTTTCG AAACAAGGAGACCAGTGCCGGTCCAGTGGCTGTGATGGGAAAGGATTATTACAAGATTCTTGGGATCCCTTCGGGGGCCAACGAGGATGAGATCAAGAAAGCTTATCGGAAGATGGCCTTGAAATACCACCCAGACAAGAATAAAGAACCCAACGCCGAGGAGAAGTTTAAGGAGATTGCAGAGGCCTATGATGTGCTGAGTGACCCTAAGAAACGGGGCCTGTATGACCAGTATGGGGAGGAAG GCCTGAAGACCGGCGGTGGTACATCAGGTGGCTCCGGTGGCTCCTTTCACTACACCTTTCATGGGGACCCCCATGCCACCTTTGCCTCCTTCTTCGGTGGCTCCAACCCCTTTGATATCTTCTTTGCCAGCAGCCGCTCCACTCGGCCCTTTAGTGGCTTTGACCCAGATGACATGGATGTGGATGAAGATGAGGACCCATTTGGCGCATTTGGCCGCTTTGGCTTCAATGGCCTGAGCAGGGGTCCAAGGCGAGCCCCAGAACCACTGTACCCTCGGCGCAAGGTACAGGACCCACCTGTGGTGCACGAGCTGCGGGTGTCCCTGGAGGAGATCTACCACGGCTCCACCAAGCGCATGAAGATCACAAGGCGGCGTCTCAACCCTGATGGGCGAACTGTGCGCACTGAGGATAAGATCCTGCACATTGTCATTAAGCGTGGCTGGAAGGAAGGCACCAAGATCACCTTCCCCAAAGAGGGTGATGCTACGCCTGACAACATCCCTGCTGACATTGTCTTCGTGCTCAAAGACAAGCCCCATGCGCACTTCCGTCGAGATGGCACCAATGTGCTCTACAGTGCCCTGATAAGCCTCAAGgag GCGCTGTGTGGCTGCACCGTGAACATTCCCACCATCGATGGCCGAGTGATACCTTTGCCTTGCAATGATGTCATCAAGCCAGGCACCGTGAAGAGACTCCGTGGGGAGGGGCTTCCCTTCCCCAAGGTGCCCACCCAGCGGGGAGACCTCATTGTTGAGTTCAAAGTTCGCTTCCCAGACAGATTAACACCACAGACACGACAGATCCTAAAGCAGCACCTACCCTGTTCCTAG
- the DNAJB5 gene encoding dnaJ homolog subfamily B member 5 isoform X3 → MGKDYYKILGIPSGANEDEIKKAYRKMALKYHPDKNKEPNAEEKFKEIAEAYDVLSDPKKRGLYDQYGEEGLKTGGGTSGGSGGSFHYTFHGDPHATFASFFGGSNPFDIFFASSRSTRPFSGFDPDDMDVDEDEDPFGAFGRFGFNGLSRGPRRAPEPLYPRRKVQDPPVVHELRVSLEEIYHGSTKRMKITRRRLNPDGRTVRTEDKILHIVIKRGWKEGTKITFPKEGDATPDNIPADIVFVLKDKPHAHFRRDGTNVLYSALISLKEALCGCTVNIPTIDGRVIPLPCNDVIKPGTVKRLRGEGLPFPKVPTQRGDLIVEFKVRFPDRLTPQTRQILKQHLPCS, encoded by the exons ATGGGAAAGGATTATTACAAGATTCTTGGGATCCCTTCGGGGGCCAACGAGGATGAGATCAAGAAAGCTTATCGGAAGATGGCCTTGAAATACCACCCAGACAAGAATAAAGAACCCAACGCCGAGGAGAAGTTTAAGGAGATTGCAGAGGCCTATGATGTGCTGAGTGACCCTAAGAAACGGGGCCTGTATGACCAGTATGGGGAGGAAG GCCTGAAGACCGGCGGTGGTACATCAGGTGGCTCCGGTGGCTCCTTTCACTACACCTTTCATGGGGACCCCCATGCCACCTTTGCCTCCTTCTTCGGTGGCTCCAACCCCTTTGATATCTTCTTTGCCAGCAGCCGCTCCACTCGGCCCTTTAGTGGCTTTGACCCAGATGACATGGATGTGGATGAAGATGAGGACCCATTTGGCGCATTTGGCCGCTTTGGCTTCAATGGCCTGAGCAGGGGTCCAAGGCGAGCCCCAGAACCACTGTACCCTCGGCGCAAGGTACAGGACCCACCTGTGGTGCACGAGCTGCGGGTGTCCCTGGAGGAGATCTACCACGGCTCCACCAAGCGCATGAAGATCACAAGGCGGCGTCTCAACCCTGATGGGCGAACTGTGCGCACTGAGGATAAGATCCTGCACATTGTCATTAAGCGTGGCTGGAAGGAAGGCACCAAGATCACCTTCCCCAAAGAGGGTGATGCTACGCCTGACAACATCCCTGCTGACATTGTCTTCGTGCTCAAAGACAAGCCCCATGCGCACTTCCGTCGAGATGGCACCAATGTGCTCTACAGTGCCCTGATAAGCCTCAAGgag GCGCTGTGTGGCTGCACCGTGAACATTCCCACCATCGATGGCCGAGTGATACCTTTGCCTTGCAATGATGTCATCAAGCCAGGCACCGTGAAGAGACTCCGTGGGGAGGGGCTTCCCTTCCCCAAGGTGCCCACCCAGCGGGGAGACCTCATTGTTGAGTTCAAAGTTCGCTTCCCAGACAGATTAACACCACAGACACGACAGATCCTAAAGCAGCACCTACCCTGTTCCTAG